The following nucleotide sequence is from Caldicellulosiruptor saccharolyticus DSM 8903.
GAATATTCACCTGTAATTTTAAAGATCTCTTTGCCAACAACATTCCTTATTCCCATTGCTTTTATATTTTCTTCTAAAAATGGATCAAGCTCTTCAACAATATAGACTTTTTCAAACTTACTGCAAAAATCTTTAATTAATCTCTCTGGTAGTGGATAAACCATTCCCAATTTTAAAACCCAAGCGTTAGGATATGCTTCTTTTATATACTGGTAAGCTATACCTGCTGTAATAAAGGCTAAATTACTTTCACCTTTCTCAATTTTATTAAGCTCTGTTTTTTCGGCAAACTCCTTTAAATCATTTAACCTCTTTTCTACAATCTCATGCCTTTTTCGTGCCATTGCTGGCATCATTACATACTTTTGAATATCCTTTTTATATTCATAACCTATTTCAACTCGGCTACCTTCTTCCACTACTGATTGAGAATGCGAAACTCTTGTTGTAAGACGTAAAATTACAGGTGTATCGTACTTTTCACTAATCTCAAAACCTTTTTTCACAAAATCAACACATTCTTGGCTGTCGGCTGGTTCTAAAACCGGCACTTTTGCTGCCTTTGCAATGTTTCTTGTGTCCTGCTCATTTTGTGAAGAGTGCATGCCAGGGTCATCAGCAACAGCTATTAAAAGTCCGCCATTTACCCCTGTGTAAGATACAGTAAAAAGCGGGTCTGCTGCAACATTCAAACCTACATGTTTCATCGAGCAGATGGCTCTTTTGCCAAAGATAGACGCTCCTATTGCAACCTCTAAAGCCACCTTTTCATTTGGTGCCCATTCACAGTAAATTTCATTGTACTTGGATATGTACTCTGTAATTTCTGTTGAAGGTGTACCAGGGTAAGCAGTTGCAACCTTCACACCTGTCTCATAACATCCTCTGGCAACTGCTTGATTTCCAAGCATAAGTCGTCTCAATAGTCTCAGCCTCCAATTTATTCTTTGTCTCTTTTAGTTCGCTTGCTTTCTCAAATCGATAACTCTTTTTGCTTTGCCAGTTGTTCTTTCAAGAGTCTTTGGCTCAACCAATTTTACTTTTACATTTAATCCCAATACTGTATAAATTCTATGCTTTATCTTGTTTTCCAGTTTTTCAAGTTCCGCGTACCTTTCTAAAAGCTTCCCATCTACAAGTTCAACATGTACTTCTAAATCATCCAAATATCCTCTTTTTGTAACAACCAGCTGATAATGTGGTCCAATTCCTTCTATTCCCATTAACACACTTTCAATTTGCGAAGGAAATACATTCACACCTCGAATAATTAACATATCGTCTGTGCGCCCTTTTACAGAGGTCATTCTGACATTTGTCCTTCCACATTTGCATGGTTCATAAATCAATGATGTGATGTCTCTTGTCCTAAACCTTATGAGCGGCATTCCTTCTTTTGTGATTGTTGTCAAAACAAGCTCACCTGTTTCGCCCTCTGGTAGGACCTCACCCGTCTGTGGATTTATAATCTCTGGATAGAAATGGTCTTCATTTATATGAAGCCCTTCTCGAAACTCGCATTCTCCTGAAACACCCGGCCCAATAATCTCAGACAAACCATAATTTTCTGTTGCAAAAAGCCCCCATTTTTTCTCAATCTCTCGTCTCATCTCTACTGTTGAACTCTCTGCGCCAAATAATCCTATCCTCAGTTTTAGCTTTGACCTATCAATATTAAGTTCATTTGCAACTTCATCCATGTAAAGTGCATAAGATGGAGTGCAAACCAAAACAGTTGCGCCAAAATCTTTCATTACCATAAGTTGCTTTTCTGTATTACCACTTGAAATAGGGATTACAGTTGCACCAACTCTTTCTAAACCCTGATGAAGTCCAAACGCTCCTGTAAAAAGTCCATAACCAAATGCTATCTGGGCAATGTCATGCTCTCTTACACCTGCTGCTGTTACAACTCTCGCAACAACCTCTGTCCAGATTTCCATATCATGTTTGGTATATCCTACAACTGTAGGTTTTCCTGTCGTACCTGAGGAGGCATGAATCCTGACAATCTTTGATAGAGGGACAGGGAACAATCCATATGGATAATTTTCTTTCAAATCATCTTTTGTTGTGAAAGGAAGAAACTGAATGTCTTTGAGAGTTTTGATGTGATGAGGCTTTACTCCAATTTCATCAAATTTTTTACGGTAAAAAGGAACATTTTCATAAACCCTTTCTACCGTCCTTTTAAGCCTTTCAAGTTGCAGCTCTTCATATTGTTTTCTGTTCAGCTTTTCATATTCTGACCAAATCATTCCAACCTACCATCCTTCCTGACTATGTATATTGCAAAATGTAATAAATCATAAATTATTAGGCTCTTTTAAGTTATTATATTGTAATATTTGATGATCTTCAAGCAAAAAGGCAAATAAAAAAGGGCTACCTCATTTAACTTTCCTTTGAGATAGCCCTACTTTATTATAACAAATCTGCTATCTTCAATATCAACTTTAATATTATCTCCCTCCTTAATTGTACCTTTTAGGATTTCT
It contains:
- the iorA gene encoding indolepyruvate ferredoxin oxidoreductase subunit alpha: MRRLMLGNQAVARGCYETGVKVATAYPGTPSTEITEYISKYNEIYCEWAPNEKVALEVAIGASIFGKRAICSMKHVGLNVAADPLFTVSYTGVNGGLLIAVADDPGMHSSQNEQDTRNIAKAAKVPVLEPADSQECVDFVKKGFEISEKYDTPVILRLTTRVSHSQSVVEEGSRVEIGYEYKKDIQKYVMMPAMARKRHEIVEKRLNDLKEFAEKTELNKIEKGESNLAFITAGIAYQYIKEAYPNAWVLKLGMVYPLPERLIKDFCSKFEKVYIVEELDPFLEENIKAMGIRNVVGKEIFKITGEYSPSYIKSAIERTQFEPPYKLKEELPPRLPILCPGCPHRGIFYVLSKIKNIIITGDIGCYTLGALSPFNAMDTCICMGASVGMAHGISKASNNSAKAVAVIGDSTFVHSGITGIIDAVYNKSDILVLILDNSTTGMTGHQDHPATGYTIRGEETFKLDLLSLCKTLGCSIVEEINPYNINENLKKINALIDMPGVKFLIVKAPCRLHRRYKYVSLKRYIDKSKCKSCKLCLSLGCPAISLKEVPTIDQNLCLGCGMCESICRFGAINSVKE
- a CDS encoding phenylacetate--CoA ligase family protein gives rise to the protein MIWSEYEKLNRKQYEELQLERLKRTVERVYENVPFYRKKFDEIGVKPHHIKTLKDIQFLPFTTKDDLKENYPYGLFPVPLSKIVRIHASSGTTGKPTVVGYTKHDMEIWTEVVARVVTAAGVREHDIAQIAFGYGLFTGAFGLHQGLERVGATVIPISSGNTEKQLMVMKDFGATVLVCTPSYALYMDEVANELNIDRSKLKLRIGLFGAESSTVEMRREIEKKWGLFATENYGLSEIIGPGVSGECEFREGLHINEDHFYPEIINPQTGEVLPEGETGELVLTTITKEGMPLIRFRTRDITSLIYEPCKCGRTNVRMTSVKGRTDDMLIIRGVNVFPSQIESVLMGIEGIGPHYQLVVTKRGYLDDLEVHVELVDGKLLERYAELEKLENKIKHRIYTVLGLNVKVKLVEPKTLERTTGKAKRVIDLRKQAN